The DNA window CGTGTGCCAGGGAATCTAATATAAGGCTGTGAAAAGACAGGAATGCCCGCCCCCGGACCTGCGCCGGGCGCAACCTGATGCAATTAAGGTAACGGGGCGGGTGGGCAGTCAAATTTAGCCAATTTTGCTGCTGGTAGAATCGCCGGCTGTGGGCTGCGACCGTAAGGGGCGGTCGTATGGCCATGCCGGCGATTTTTCTTTTGATGGAGCGATTTTGTTACATTGTAAACGAGGCATTTGGCGGCAAACTGCCGGCTCTGGGACGACGAGGGTGCACTCAGGGCATCTCCGGTCCACCCTTTATACCGGCTGCCGGGCGGCAGGTGTGTCAACCGGCTGAACTGTTGGCAAGAAAGGAGGGAGGGAAATGGAAGAACTCTGGCTGCAGGTCGGCAACGTCGGCTTTCCCATGGCGGTGGCCATTTACTTACTGGTCCGGGTGGAAAAGAAACTCGACGACCTGACCATGGCCATCAATTCCCTGGGGGAAACCCTCCGGCGGCATGGGGTTTAAAACGAGTTGACTACGAACATATGTTCGATTATAATCAGAATTAAACATTCCAAGGGAGGTGTTAGCATAAATGGAAAAAAACACTTCGCTCAATTGGGAAGAGAACTGGCCCAGTCTTCTGGGATTTTATCCTTGTCTTGCGGAAGACGGCGGTAATTATACAACGGTGATGCTGGCTCATGGAGGGGAAGTATTGGAACGGCGCAAGACGAAAACGGTCTTGGCCCAGCTGGCCAGGCTGTTTGCCTTAGATGTGGCCTTGGTAAAAGCCAGGGGAAGGAAGGTGCTGAAAAGCCGGAGGGAGGTGCCCCTGGCCTTGCTGCCGGAGCTGGTGCTTTTGCCGGTGAAGCGGAGGGAGGCTCCCAT is part of the Clostridia bacterium genome and encodes:
- a CDS encoding YvrJ family protein, which translates into the protein MEELWLQVGNVGFPMAVAIYLLVRVEKKLDDLTMAINSLGETLRRHGV